The Lachnospiraceae bacterium genome includes the window TGAAATTCATTTATCGTACGGAAGGGATTGAGATTAAGAAGGAATCGTAAATAAAAAGTTTTGATAAATTCCCTCTTTACTGGATAGTCCAGCAAAGAGGGAATTTTTATATTTTTGTATTGCTAATGGATATACAAAGGGATATAATAATATCAATCTAAAATGAAAGGTGGTATCATTATGGCTACAAAAAGCGCAAATGTACTGGCTCGTGTTGAACCAGAAATAAAGGAACAAGCTGAATCTATCATGTCCAAACTTGGATTGCCCGCTTCGGTTGTTATCAATGCACTATATAAGCAGATCATTATGACTGAAAGTATTCCTTTTTCACTGTCGTTGCCGAAAAAACCTGCTACACTAGATTCTATGGATACAGAAAAATTTAACTCCATTATGAAAAAGGGATTGGCACAAGCTGAATCAAATCAGTCACGTCCTATTGCTGATGTTTTTGCGGATTTAAGACGGGAAATATAATAATGGATAATATCTATAGGAAATGTGATCAGTTACGGCAATTATCACAGAGTATGCCATAATCAAATCACTGAACTCAAATCTATGGGGAAAGTTAAGAGGATAGAATGGGGTTCTGATCAGGATTTGAAATTTAAGAATCAAAGAACGCAGCCGGTCATTGATATGGCAAAAGAATCCAGATTAAAGATCCAAAGTATATTCTTGATATTGGGCGGCGGGCTGGGAAATAGCACAGGTGTCGAATACCAAAGAAATGATGTCCATGCTGTTCGATAAATTAAAGAAAAATGGTATATAAAAAAGCGTTAGAACTGACAAATATCAGAACTAACGCTTCTTTATTTGAAATCCTATTTAGAACCTTTTTTATAGCTCAATGATTTTTCCGTCATACGAGATATCTAGGTCAAAGGGCTGAGCCGCCTCGACCAGCTGCTGATGGAGCAGGTGCCCATTGTGTGAAAAATGATTGGCAACGCAGCGCGTATGCGCATCAATAACGCCGATCTCTTTCATCTCATCACGCACCCGCACCACATCCGGAAGTCCTAAATGGCCTCCGCCGCAATGCGTGTCAATCTCACCGCAGGTGGTATCAAAGCTAACCAGATCAACAGGCTTTTTCAGAGATTTAAAATATGTCCAGACCTCAGGCGCATAGTATCCGCTATCGTGAAGATAGAGAACAGAAATTCCCTCGGCATCCTCAATGTGATAGACAAAGGGCTGGTGGCCGGCCGACATGTGATGGGCAGGAAGCGGCGTGATGCGATAAGGACCAGCCTGCACCGTTTCAAACGGCGTCAGGATATGCCAGTGCATAGCCTCATCACTTGCCTGATCGAGTTCCCAGCCGCTGCAGCGGTAAAAGAAATCCTTTGTTTCCTGCGCGCAGTAAATATGAATATCCGGGCTTGCCATGTTGTGGCTGTAGCCAGAGCCGCGTACGCTTAGCTCCTGTGGATAAAAATGATCCATATGACAATGCGTAATCAGAAGATGCTGTACCTTGGTCAGATCGAGACCATGCTGCAGCTTATGCATATAAGTATCGGGCGGCAGATCGATCAGCAGGTCCTCATTGATCATTGCCTGTGAGCGCGTGCGGATATCCTTGCCGCCAAGGCGCGCTGCCTCTTTACAAAAATCACATTGACAAAAAACCGCCGGCCAGCCCTCAGCAGCAGCCGTTCCTAAATACATAAATTTCATTTATGAACCTCCTCTTTATATGAGCGCGATAGCGCCAAATCACATAAACCGACCTCTTCAAAAAGAGAATCCCGCCCCAGAACCATGACAGAACGATAGCCAGCCTCCTGCAGCAGTGCAGTCGCCAGATCAAAATGAGCATCCAGCTTAGCCGCATCATGACAGTCAGAGCTAATCATAACAGGATATTGATGCTCCCTCAGAAAACGCAGCATCGTAAGATTTGGATAGGGCTGAGAGGCATAGCCGCGCGCAATTGCCCCGGTATTTACTTCAGTAATCGCTCCGGTTTCCGCGCAGGCGCGGAGAGATTCGAGCGCTAGTTTCAGATAGGCCGGATCCTCCTCGTCGATCAGATGATGCGTATCATTTCGCTTGGTAATGAGATTGAAGTGCCCAATGATCGAAGGCCGCTTTTGCGTGAATAGCTCGGCAACCTGAGCATAATAGGTGCGCGCAAGCGCAAAAATGTCGCCGTGAAAGCCTTTTTCAAGCGTTTCATAAAAGGAATCCACAGAGCCGTCATAGGAGTAGAAGGCGCTTGTTTGGGGATCAAGATAATGATGAACACTGCCGATGAGGTATTCATAAGGGCTCAGATCCACCGAAGAATAATAATCAAGCTCCAGGCCGAGCCGAATGGTAAGCTGATCGCTGTAGACATGCTGCAGCCGGTGGATTTCCTGTATGTATTGCTGCGTCCCTGCCAGTGACATACCATAATCTAAGGTATTCTTGTGGTAAGAATGACCGGAAAAGCCGAGAGAAGTAAAACCGAGGTTAATAGCGGCTTGCACCATCTGCTCAGCGGAAGAGGCCGCATCACAGAACTGAGTATGCGTATGAGCATTAGATAAAATCATAAATTAGAGCCTCCCTTACGGTTGCTTAGTATAGCATGGATAAGAAAAAAGTCAAGCGAGCGGGAAAGGCATAGTTGCGGATCATAATGGTTTGCCTTCCTTGCCTGTTTGTATGAGCAGAGTGATAAAGGTTTCAAATTAGGAAATACTAAATACTAGAGAAAAAATATTTACATTTAAACTTTAATAATATATATTATAAAGTATAAATGTAAAATCTCTTTTTGGAGGCATGTTTTTATGGATAGCATTTGGAGTAAAATCGAGAAAGTTGCAGAAGAAAATAATGGCTTTATAAAAACAAGTGCAGTTGAAGCTGCAGGAGTCAGCAGACCGATGCTTCGTAAATATATGAAGAATGGAAGACTGGAACAAATTCGTAAGGGGTTATATATTTGTGCAGACGATCTTGCCGATGAATTTGCTATGCTGCAACTACAGAGCACAAAGGCTATTTTTTCTTATGGAACAGCATTATATTTATGGGGATTGTCAGATCGTATACCACATAAATTCGATGTAACAATACCGCAGGGTACGAATATTAGCCGGCTTAAAAGAGACAATCCAAATATCCGATGTCATTATGTGAAACGAGAAGTATACGATATGGGAATAAGTGAGGTTCGGTCGCCTCAAGGTGCCATGGTACGCTTATATGATAAGGAACGTTGTATATGTGATTTGATTCGGGATAAAGATAAAGTGGACATTCAGATATACACACAGGCAATAAAAGAGTATTTTAATACAAAACCTGACAAGCGTAAGCTTTTGAAATACAGCAGGATTCTTGGGGTTGAAGCTAAAGTCAGAATCTATATGGAGGTATTATAATGAAAACACCAGAGCAATTAAAAGGAAGCATACGTAGCATGGCGGTGAAGAAAAATCTTCGTGCTCAGGAAATTCTGCAGATGTTTCTTTTTGAACGAGTATTGGAACGTTTGGCAAACTCTACTTATAAAAATAATTTTATTCTGAAAGGTGGTTTGCTTGTTTCCTCTATGATTGGAATAGGAGAACGCACAACGATGGATATGGATACTACTGTGCGTGGTATTCAGACGGAGGAGGATGAAATCGTGAAAGTTGTCAAAGAGATTCTGGATGTAGAAGTTGGCGATGGTATTGTATTTGAATACCAAAGTATTGAGCCTATTCGTGAGGAGGATGTTTATCATAATTTTCGTGTACACCTGCGTGCAAAATATGGTAAAATTGATAGTCCGATGAAAATAGATGTTACAACTGGGGATGTAATTACCCCGGCAGCAATCCAATATGATTTTCCGATGTTATTTGATGAAAAGACAGTTCCCATTATGGCCTATACACTTGAAACGGTCCTTGCCGAAAAATATGAAACAATTATTCGCAGAAATATCGGTACAACAAGGGCCAGAGATTATTATGATCTTCACACTCTATTTCAGAGCCGTAAATCAGAAATTTGTCTGGATGTTTTGAAAACAGCCGTTTTACATACTGCCGAAAAGCGCAATTCGGTTCAAGATATCAAAGAATGGCAGGATATTATCAAAGATATCAGAGAAGATTCACAGATGTATTTGCTTTGGGATAACTACGCTTTTGAAAATAAGTATATTGGTGCGTTGAGATTTTGTGTTGTTCTTGATACCGTGGAAGAGATTGCAAAACTTCTGAGTTTTTAAATGGTGATGGCCCTAGTGTTTTGAGTTTTCAAGTGAGGAATAGTAGTATAGAATTAGACTTGTACAACCAGAAACCCTATGGTATAATACGCACATAGAACGATCGCAAGAATCCCGCGGGGATTTCTTGTTTCGTTTGATATAGGTCAAACGAGTGTTCAGCGAAGAACGAGCCGAACTTTTTAAGCAATGCAAATGATTGTCAAACGATGAGAGCCATGAATATACTATAAGCAATGAAAGAGAAACGCGAGGGAAAGCAATATGAATTACGAGGAAATTATTCGGGTATTTAATATTGAAGGAGAGATTCAATCGGTAGAACCCTTTGGTTCAGGACATATTAACGATACCCTGTGTGCTACGGTTGTTCATAACGGACAGACGCAAAAATATGTTCTGCAGAAGATGAATACAGAGATCTTTCAGGATCCGCAGGGCCTGATGAACAATATCATTAAGGTGACGGAATACCTGAAAAAAATCATTAAGGCGCGGGGCGGCGATATCGCTAGGGAAACCCTGCATTTTTATCCTACCAAAGACGGACATCTGTTTTATAAGGATGATCAGGGGCGCTGCTGGCGCCTGGAGGATCTGGTAGCCGATACCAAATCCTATGATATGGCGGCTACACCGGAAATGTTTATGAATACCGGAATCGCGTTTGGGCAATTTATGGCGGATCTGGCGGACTTCCCAGCGGAGGAGCTGGTGGAGGTGATTCCTGATTTTCATCACACAGGAAAACGCTTTGAGACCTTTGAAAAAGAAGTAGCAGCTAATAAAGCAGGACGCATTGAAACCTGCCGTGAAGAAGTGGATTTTGCACTTGCCCGCAAGGAGCTTGCGCTGTCGCTGGTTGGGCAGCTGGCAGAAGGAAAGCTTCCGCTGCGCGTTACACATAATGATACGAAGATCAATAACATTTTGATGGATGAAACAACCGATCAGCCGATTTGTATTATTGATTTAGATACGATTATGCCCGGTGCCTGTGCCTATGATTTTGGAGACAGCATTCGCTTCGGCGCTTCTAGTGCCGAGGAGGATGAACAGGATCTGTCAAAGGTATATATGAGGCTGGATCTGTTCGAGGCCTTTACAAAAGGCTATATGCAGGCAGTGGGAAAGACTTTGACTCCAGAAGAGGCAAAAAGTCTGGCGATCGGCGCTGCTGTGATTACATTTGAAACGGGTATTCGTTTCTTAGGCGACTATCTGAATGGCGATACATATTTTAAGGTGCATCGGCCAGGTCAGAATTTGGATAGAGCGCGTACACAGTTTAAACTGGTAGCCGATATGGAGGAAAAAATGGAGGAGATGCAGGCCATTGTTGACCGCTATTATCAGCTGGCTCAGCAGTGAGCGCGGCGCTAAAACCACTTTTTGAAGAGAATTTTATATAAAAAACAGGCTCCCAAGCAGCGTTCATGCTGCCTAGGAGCCTGTTTTTTATTGATCAGTTCTTCTTTTCGAAGCTAGCGCATTCTGTGCACTCGCAGGTATTAGCGCAGGGCTCGCATTTGCCGACCTGAATCTGCTGCAGGGTGCAGTACTGGGCATCGCCGCAATGGTATTTGCACTCATCTACCGTGCAGCCGATAGCGCGGTTAGTAGTAGAATCACAATTTGTTTTAGATACATGCATGGTAAAAATCTCCTTTCTGGTGGATAAATTCTTAAATGCTGTGAAGTATTTTCACATCCATAGCTAGTATGAACAGACAAAAAGATAATATGCGATTTAAAGGCAGATCATTGACAGGAATTTAAGAAGCGATTACAATAGAAAATAACGAATGGAAAAAAATGTATATTTGATAAAAAGGCAGAGGAGGTGTAGGAAATGCAGATTGACAGCGGAGCCGAATGGATTGTAAACCGGCTTGAACAGGCAGGCTACGAGGCCTATGTAGTAGGCGGCTGTGTGCGCGATGCGCTGATGGGCATGCAGCCAAAGGATTGGGATATTACCACATCAGCCAGGCCGGAGAAAGTCAAAGCCATTTTTCCTAAAACCTTCGATACAGGCATCGAGCATGGGACAGTTTCCGTGCTGTATGATCACACAGTCTATGAAGTCACTACCTATCGGATAGACGGCGATTACAGCGATCACCGCCGGCCCGACCATGTTCTGTACACCTCTTTGTTATATGAAGATCTGGCCCGCCGTGATTTTACCATCAATGCGATGGCCTATCATCCGCAGCGGGGGCTGGTCGACTACTTCAGCGGACAGCAGGATTTAAAAGAAAAGCGGATCCAATGCGTGGGAGAGGCCGAGCAGCGCTTTGAAGAGGATGCGCTGCGAATGCTGCGGGCGGTCCGTTTCTCAGCTAGGCTTGCCTTCAGCATCGAAGACGCAACACTGCGGGCCATCCGCAAAAAGGCGCCCAGCCTTGCTCATGTCAGCCGTGAGCGAGTGGCCGATGAGGTGACGCAGATTTTGCTGTGTCAGCATCCGGAAGGCCTGAGCCGCATCGTCGACACCGGCCTTGCGCCCTGGATCTCGCAGGAGCTTGGACAGGGCGAGCAACTGGATTTTTTGGCGCCTGCGCGCGTAAAAGGGCAAAAAGCACTTCGGTTTGCTGCCTTGCTACACCGCTTTGGAGCGGAGAGGGCAGCGCGGATACTGCAGGAGCTGAAGCTGGATAATGCAACCAAGCGGGATGTCGTGCATCTGCTGACCTTTATCGGGGCGGCGCTGCCGCAAAATAGACGAGACATGCGCTTTTTTTTGCATGAGCTGGGGGCGGATTATTTTGATGCCTTGTGCGAGCTAAAGCGGGCGGCCGGACAGAACGGGGAGCAGGAGCTTTTAGCAGCGTATGCCTTGTATGAAACGGAGAAGGCGGCCTGTTTGACGCTGGCACAGCTGGCAGTGAGCGGTCGGGATCTGATGGAGGCTGGTGCGGTGAGCGGCCGGGCGCTGGGCGCTCAGCTGCAGCAGCTGCTGAATTTGGTGCTGGAAAACCCGGAGATGAATGAGAGAGAGAGTCTTATGCAGTATTTTCGTGAGAACTGTTAGGCATGAACGGCGCATTGTCCTCATATAGTGTTGGTATAGAAACGAGACGGTTTCTATAGAATTTAAGATGAGGACGTGACCAATATGAGAGAGTTTTCGCCGGCTCTGCTAGAACCCTTTGGGCTGCGCAGTAAACGCATCACCAGGGCCTACGGAGCTTTTATTTGTGATACAAATCAGGGAGTCGTGCTAGTGAAGGAAGCAGCGCAGCCGGAGGAGGTGCTGTGGGCAGCGCATGGCGCTAAGGAATATTTGTGCAGACAGGGATTTGGATGGACGGACCGCTATATAGTCGGCAGAGACGGATTTCCTTGGGCAGCTGCCGGCGGCGAGATATATACGGTGCGCAGCTGGCTGAGAGCGGAGGAAGCAGACCTGACGGATAAGGCTTGTGTCATTCAGATGGCGGCTATGCTGGGCCGGATGCATCGGCTTTCGGTGAGATATGAGCCGGTGCAGGGAGCGCAGATGGTGAACCGTTGTTATGAATGGCCGCAGAAGGTTTATAAAAACTGCCGTAAGCTGAAAAGCTACGGCAAAATTTTGCGCAAGAATGGGCATTATACAGAGTTTGACCTGATGGTGCTGTCCTGCCTGCCGCAGCAGGTGGAGGAGGCAGAGCAGGCACAGGAGTTTTTTATGGGACCGAAGTATGTGAGGCTAGCAGAGCGATCAGATGAGCAGCATGCTTTTGGTCACGGACAGTATACGGATCATACGGTGCTGCTGGGTAAAAATCGTACGATGATTACGGATTTTGAAAAAATTTCCTATATGATTCCGGCCACGGATCTGGTGATGCTGCTGGAAAAAGTACTGCGAAAAAATCATTGGTCAGTTGAGTTTGGCATGGAGATGCTGGAAGCATACGACAGGTGGTGCCCGATGGGAGAAGAGGAGCGGCAGTTTGTTTACGCCGGGCTGATCTATCCCAGCAGGCTGTGTGAGCTGTGCACCAAGGCTTATCATACGAAGAGAAGCTGGATTCCCATTGCCTATAAGCAAAAGCTGGAGGAGTTTTTAGCGCAGCAGGAAAAGAGAAAAGATTTCCTGCACCAGCTGCGGAGTGTATTGCGATAAGGGTTACCCTATGGTATAATATAGGCGGCAAGGCAATTTTGAGTATTCGAGACCCTGAGCCGCCTTTTGAGTTTGATGCAAAGCATCAAACTCCGATATCGTACAGCTATTCAAATTGATTATGCTGCGCTATAAGTTTGCCAAAGGCAAACTTGTGATAATGCTATGGTATGATATAAGCGGTAAGGCAATTTTGGTTATTCAAATCCCTGAGCCGCCTTAATACGTAAGTTACGAAGTTACGATATAGATATAAAGCATGGAGTATAGGGAGGAAAGCATGAAGGACGAAAAGGATAAAAAGAACGAGCAGTTTGAAGAATGGAGCTTTGAAGATGTGTTTGCAGCCTCTGAGAATCAGAAGCCATCAAATAAAGAAGCAGCAGGAGCAAAGAGAAAAGAAGAACGATCGGAAGCTCCGGCAGATAGGAAAATAAAAGCAGATCAGGCGCAGACGCCGCCTGCAGTGCCGGAAGAGGATTCTCCTGAGCTGCAGGAATTTTCTGATACCAAAAAACATAGTCTGAATCGTTTAAAGCCGGAAATTAAATTGACATCGGTTGAGGAGAGTATCCGCGTGGATAACCGGTATGAAGCAGAGGAAGAAGAGGCTGAGGAGCTATATGGAGATGAAGATGCCTATGGCGACGAGGATGCCTATGAGTATGACGAGGAAGCATACGATGACGGATATGAATATGATGATGAAGATGCCTATGATGAAGACGGGTATGCTTACGACGACGAGTATGAGTATGAAGACGAGGCTTATGAAGACGGTGACTATGAATATGACGAAGAAACCTATGAGGACGACGAATACGCTTACGACGATGAATACGATTATGAAGAAAGTGAAGAGACCTCAGATATTCCTAATGTAAGAAAAACCGATACCGATGGAAAAAATAAAAAGCCGCTGATTATCGGAGGAATCTCCATTGGCGTAGTGCTTTTACTGATTATGGTGGTTGTACTGCTGTTTAGGGGCCTGGGAAGCGAGGGGCAAAACAGCGATCAGAGTACAGGCTATGATTTGCAGCAGCTGACAGGCGTGGTAACAGGTCTTGATAAAAACAACGAGACCATTTTGATTTATAATGCGGAAAGTAAGCAGGAGCAGGGCTTTACATTAAAAGACGCAGGCCAAAACGTGATGTCCATTGGCAGCGTCAATGTCGGCGATGTGGTACAGGTGCAGTACAACAAAGCCAATGGAAATAAAGTAGAGGCACTAAGCCGAGCCAGTGCGGCGCAGCAACTGAAGGATGTTAAGAATGCAGTGCCCACGCAGAATACAGTTACCATTAATGGAAACCGGTATTCCATAGATGACAAACTGGTTTGCCTGTATGGAGGCCAGCCCTTTGATGTGAAAAAGATCAGTGGGAATACAACTTATGATGCTACGGTGGTAGGAGAGCATATTTATACGATTTACGTTACGTATGCAATCGGCACATTGGTGTTGCAGAACCTGGAAGAATATGCAGGCGGCATGATGACACTGCAGCCAGCCGTTGGAGAAAAGATTGAAAAGCTGATTACGCCCAATATGGAGCCAATTGAGCTTCAGGAAGGATCTGTAGAAATTCAGATTAAAATGGACGATGAGGTTGTTTATACCGGTAAGATTTTCATCAGTGCCGGCAAAGAAAATACGCTGAAGCTGACCAATATGGAGGATAAAAAAGGAAAAGTTGTATTTGTATCCAATGCCAGCACAAGGGCGGTTGTGGAAATAGACGGCAAGGAATATGCGGAAAATGATGAGATTGAGCTTGAATACGGCGACTATACGGCGCATGTTTCAGCACCCGGATATGACCCTGTGGATCAGAACTTCACAGTGAGCCAGCCCTATCAGCAGGTCAATATAGAATTCAGAGAAAATACAACGCAGGTCACAGTATCCACCAATTTGTGGGGCGTTTCATTGTACGTAGACGGCGTCTATCAGGGAGAGCTGGAGGACAGCAGCATTACCTGCCGTCTATCGCCCGGAACCTATACCATCACCTGTACACGCACAGGTTATCATGATAAATCAACTACGATTACCATTACAGAAGGAATGGAAGATCAGTTCCTGTATTTCAGCGGTTTTGTTCCGATTGAAAATAATGAGCCAAGTACCAGCCAGCCAGAGCCGCCCGCTGAATCCAGCGAAACGGGGGAAAGCAGTGATGAACCAAGTTCTGCTGGAGAAGAAGATTCAGATAACACTGATAACAGTACGCCAGAAGATGGAGAGTAAGTGAACGCCATCTTTAGCATATGACTACTTTAAGGAGGAATGAAGATGTCAGGGTACAAGGAGCGATATCAGCAGTGGCTTTCCAGCAGCGCTATCGATGAGGCCACAAAGGAAGAGCTTAGATCCATTGCCAATGATGAAAAAGAGATTGAAGAGCGTTTTTATCAGGATCTGGAGTTTGGTACCGGAGGGCTTCGTGGTGTAATTGCCGCCGGAACCAATCGTATGAATGTTTATACGGTGCGCAGAGCAACGCAGGGGCTGATCAATTATCTGATGTTAAAAGACCCCGGTGCAAAAGAAAAAGGAATTGCTATTGCCTATGATTCGCGTCATATGTCAGATGTATTTGCCAGAGAAACAGCTGCCGTTGCAAACGGAAACGGCATGAAGGCTTATGTATTTGAATCGCTGCGTCCAACACCGGAGTTATCCTATGCCATTCGTACACTGGGCTGCAAAAGCGGCGTTGTGATCACGGCCAGTCATAATCCTTCAAAATATAATGGCTATAAAGCCTATTGGGAGGATGGCTGTCAGATTCCGCCTCCAATGGACAGCGAAGTGATCGACGAAGTAAATCGGGTCGATCTTTTTGAGGGCGTAAAAGTGATGCCGCGTGCGCAGGCGGAAAAAGAAGGACTCTATATTGAGCTTGGCGAGGAGATGGACCAGCGCTTTATTGAGCAGGTTAAAAGCATGGTCATTGACAAGGAAGCGGTTGCGCAGTATGGAAAGGATCTGAAGATTATTTATACGCCGCTGCATGGTACAGGGCGCATGCCAGTGATGCGGGCGCTTACAGAAAGTGGTTTTTCTCAGGTCCATCTGGTGCAGGCGCAGGCAGAGCCGGACGGTGATTTTCCAACGGCGCCTTATCCGAATCCAGAAGATCCTGCTGTCTTTAAGCCGGCGATTGCCATGGCGGATGAAATCAATGCTGATATTTTAATTGCCACCGATCCAGATGCAGACCGGATGGGCGTGATGGTTAAGACGAAAGAGGGATATCGTCATTTTAGCGGAAACATGACAGGTGTGCTGCTGCTGTCCTATATTCTGGAGGCGCGCAAAAAAACGCATACGCTGCCAGAGGATGGATTCGTAGTCAAAACGATTGTATCTACGGAAATGGCACGTGCAATTGCGCAGAATTACGGCGTAGAAGCCAGAGAAGTGCTGACAGGCTTTAAGTTTATCGGTCAGCAGATTTTAGAATCAGAGCAAACAGGAAAGGGACAGTATCTGTTTGGGTTTGAAGAAAGCTTTGGTTATCTGTGCGGCACGTATGCAAGGGATAAGGATTCTGTCAGCGCAGCACTGCTGATCAGCGAAATGGCAGCCATTTATAAAGCCAAAGGAATGACGCTGGTTGATGCGCTGGAGGAGCTCTATAAAAAATACG containing:
- a CDS encoding type II toxin-antitoxin system RelB/DinJ family antitoxin translates to MATKSANVLARVEPEIKEQAESIMSKLGLPASVVINALYKQIIMTESIPFSLSLPKKPATLDSMDTEKFNSIMKKGLAQAESNQSRPIADVFADLRREI
- a CDS encoding histidinol-phosphatase, which produces MILSNAHTHTQFCDAASSAEQMVQAAINLGFTSLGFSGHSYHKNTLDYGMSLAGTQQYIQEIHRLQHVYSDQLTIRLGLELDYYSSVDLSPYEYLIGSVHHYLDPQTSAFYSYDGSVDSFYETLEKGFHGDIFALARTYYAQVAELFTQKRPSIIGHFNLITKRNDTHHLIDEEDPAYLKLALESLRACAETGAITEVNTGAIARGYASQPYPNLTMLRFLREHQYPVMISSDCHDAAKLDAHFDLATALLQEAGYRSVMVLGRDSLFEEVGLCDLALSRSYKEEVHK
- a CDS encoding abortive infection protein, whose amino-acid sequence is MDSIWSKIEKVAEENNGFIKTSAVEAAGVSRPMLRKYMKNGRLEQIRKGLYICADDLADEFAMLQLQSTKAIFSYGTALYLWGLSDRIPHKFDVTIPQGTNISRLKRDNPNIRCHYVKREVYDMGISEVRSPQGAMVRLYDKERCICDLIRDKDKVDIQIYTQAIKEYFNTKPDKRKLLKYSRILGVEAKVRIYMEVL
- a CDS encoding nucleotidyl transferase AbiEii/AbiGii toxin family protein, which translates into the protein MKTPEQLKGSIRSMAVKKNLRAQEILQMFLFERVLERLANSTYKNNFILKGGLLVSSMIGIGERTTMDMDTTVRGIQTEEDEIVKVVKEILDVEVGDGIVFEYQSIEPIREEDVYHNFRVHLRAKYGKIDSPMKIDVTTGDVITPAAIQYDFPMLFDEKTVPIMAYTLETVLAEKYETIIRRNIGTTRARDYYDLHTLFQSRKSEICLDVLKTAVLHTAEKRNSVQDIKEWQDIIKDIREDSQMYLLWDNYAFENKYIGALRFCVVLDTVEEIAKLLSF
- a CDS encoding aminoglycoside phosphotransferase family protein — protein: MNYEEIIRVFNIEGEIQSVEPFGSGHINDTLCATVVHNGQTQKYVLQKMNTEIFQDPQGLMNNIIKVTEYLKKIIKARGGDIARETLHFYPTKDGHLFYKDDQGRCWRLEDLVADTKSYDMAATPEMFMNTGIAFGQFMADLADFPAEELVEVIPDFHHTGKRFETFEKEVAANKAGRIETCREEVDFALARKELALSLVGQLAEGKLPLRVTHNDTKINNILMDETTDQPICIIDLDTIMPGACAYDFGDSIRFGASSAEEDEQDLSKVYMRLDLFEAFTKGYMQAVGKTLTPEEAKSLAIGAAVITFETGIRFLGDYLNGDTYFKVHRPGQNLDRARTQFKLVADMEEKMEEMQAIVDRYYQLAQQ
- a CDS encoding DUF1540 domain-containing protein, translating into MHVSKTNCDSTTNRAIGCTVDECKYHCGDAQYCTLQQIQVGKCEPCANTCECTECASFEKKN
- a CDS encoding CCA tRNA nucleotidyltransferase; its protein translation is MQIDSGAEWIVNRLEQAGYEAYVVGGCVRDALMGMQPKDWDITTSARPEKVKAIFPKTFDTGIEHGTVSVLYDHTVYEVTTYRIDGDYSDHRRPDHVLYTSLLYEDLARRDFTINAMAYHPQRGLVDYFSGQQDLKEKRIQCVGEAEQRFEEDALRMLRAVRFSARLAFSIEDATLRAIRKKAPSLAHVSRERVADEVTQILLCQHPEGLSRIVDTGLAPWISQELGQGEQLDFLAPARVKGQKALRFAALLHRFGAERAARILQELKLDNATKRDVVHLLTFIGAALPQNRRDMRFFLHELGADYFDALCELKRAAGQNGEQELLAAYALYETEKAACLTLAQLAVSGRDLMEAGAVSGRALGAQLQQLLNLVLENPEMNERESLMQYFRENC
- a CDS encoding CotS family spore coat protein, giving the protein MREFSPALLEPFGLRSKRITRAYGAFICDTNQGVVLVKEAAQPEEVLWAAHGAKEYLCRQGFGWTDRYIVGRDGFPWAAAGGEIYTVRSWLRAEEADLTDKACVIQMAAMLGRMHRLSVRYEPVQGAQMVNRCYEWPQKVYKNCRKLKSYGKILRKNGHYTEFDLMVLSCLPQQVEEAEQAQEFFMGPKYVRLAERSDEQHAFGHGQYTDHTVLLGKNRTMITDFEKISYMIPATDLVMLLEKVLRKNHWSVEFGMEMLEAYDRWCPMGEEERQFVYAGLIYPSRLCELCTKAYHTKRSWIPIAYKQKLEEFLAQQEKRKDFLHQLRSVLR
- a CDS encoding PEGA domain-containing protein; protein product: MKDEKDKKNEQFEEWSFEDVFAASENQKPSNKEAAGAKRKEERSEAPADRKIKADQAQTPPAVPEEDSPELQEFSDTKKHSLNRLKPEIKLTSVEESIRVDNRYEAEEEEAEELYGDEDAYGDEDAYEYDEEAYDDGYEYDDEDAYDEDGYAYDDEYEYEDEAYEDGDYEYDEETYEDDEYAYDDEYDYEESEETSDIPNVRKTDTDGKNKKPLIIGGISIGVVLLLIMVVVLLFRGLGSEGQNSDQSTGYDLQQLTGVVTGLDKNNETILIYNAESKQEQGFTLKDAGQNVMSIGSVNVGDVVQVQYNKANGNKVEALSRASAAQQLKDVKNAVPTQNTVTINGNRYSIDDKLVCLYGGQPFDVKKISGNTTYDATVVGEHIYTIYVTYAIGTLVLQNLEEYAGGMMTLQPAVGEKIEKLITPNMEPIELQEGSVEIQIKMDDEVVYTGKIFISAGKENTLKLTNMEDKKGKVVFVSNASTRAVVEIDGKEYAENDEIELEYGDYTAHVSAPGYDPVDQNFTVSQPYQQVNIEFRENTTQVTVSTNLWGVSLYVDGVYQGELEDSSITCRLSPGTYTITCTRTGYHDKSTTITITEGMEDQFLYFSGFVPIENNEPSTSQPEPPAESSETGESSDEPSSAGEEDSDNTDNSTPEDGE
- a CDS encoding phospho-sugar mutase; protein product: MSGYKERYQQWLSSSAIDEATKEELRSIANDEKEIEERFYQDLEFGTGGLRGVIAAGTNRMNVYTVRRATQGLINYLMLKDPGAKEKGIAIAYDSRHMSDVFARETAAVANGNGMKAYVFESLRPTPELSYAIRTLGCKSGVVITASHNPSKYNGYKAYWEDGCQIPPPMDSEVIDEVNRVDLFEGVKVMPRAQAEKEGLYIELGEEMDQRFIEQVKSMVIDKEAVAQYGKDLKIIYTPLHGTGRMPVMRALTESGFSQVHLVQAQAEPDGDFPTAPYPNPEDPAVFKPAIAMADEINADILIATDPDADRMGVMVKTKEGYRHFSGNMTGVLLLSYILEARKKTHTLPEDGFVVKTIVSTEMARAIAQNYGVEAREVLTGFKFIGQQILESEQTGKGQYLFGFEESFGYLCGTYARDKDSVSAALLISEMAAIYKAKGMTLVDALEELYKKYGYYKETLVSLTFEGLEGIEKIRSIMEEMRQNPKDSYGGLKVLEIKDYSKGIDGLPKSNVLRFLLEKNSWFCVRPSGTEPKVKFYFGVKGLDAAHAQELVEKLQKDVTP